CCTTCTTAAATCTAGCCTTGGTGCCTTGGCTAATGTTGGCATGCCTTGGGCAGGAGCTTTTCTTGCAAACCGAGTACCCTTTTTATGTATGAATTTCTCACGTTCGTCAACTGATGGCATTCTGGGACATATATCAATTGGAGATTGTATTTGGTTACTCACTGTTTTTCTGGGTACAGCTTGTAGCTGACTTGGTCCCTGGTTTTGAGTTGTCAAATTTTTAGCAGCCGGTAGAGGAGGCACCAAAATGGTGATTCTCTGCCTTTTCACGATCACCCAACTCTCTTCTCCCAGCCAGTCCAGATCATTAATAAAGTTTGATGAATCAATGTGGCCATTTGGAGTGTTATTCTTGTTTTTACGGATTGCCGTAAGCTGTCTTTGCTTTGATCTCACCATCGGTAGAGAATCTGCTAGTCATAAATTGTGCAATAGACTTAGAATTCAATACATCATTTGATTACAAGCAATGATATCCATAATGATGACATTATCTGAAGAGTTCTTCTAGGATcacaacttttgccacaactCTAATGTGACGGACTATGAGCGGTGGAGAGACTGTGAGTAGTTGTCTATTACTTTCACATGGACCCACCATTTTTTCTCCACCCTCATAGTCTGCCACATCAAAGTTGTGGCACAAAAACTTGTGGTCTTAGATATTCtcttatttgaaaacaaatcaACAAGTACAACTTTGACATAGTAGCTGATGGACCAAACAAGAATTGCTTTGTTCaaaatataacaatttaaaTACATGCAAAACATACTGGGGAGGAAACAAGATCTTTTCCAAAATCCTTGTATTATCTAGGAACCAGATTGAGCGGTCCACTCCATCTACTTAATCTTAAGGCACAAATATAACAAAGTTTGACTAAACATGAGAAGAGTCAATCCAAGTGAGAGTTCCTGTGAACTACAAAGGTGTTATCAAGTTTTTATGTCTGAGGTTTTGCACCCAGAACTGCTACAGAggctccaattttttttttttttttttaaagcattcCATTAAAAGGTGCAGAAAAGGGCGCAACTCTAGTACACAGTAAGTATACAAAAGGAagagccaaaaagaaagaaaaaagaagaaagataagaGAAGGTTTAAGAATATCATCTAAATTCATGTCGACTAGATAATCAACCAGGttctacctatccaaaaaaaatccaccagGTTCTAGATGGAAAAAGTAGTCGAAGTTGATGTCCACTCATACAGagattaaagaaataaattttcaattaaactGTCAATGTCTCGTTTCCTACAATTGTTCATCTATTCTGCTCTCTCCAAATAGTCTACATAAAGCACAAAGGAATTGACCCCAAAATTACAGTACAAATATGATTAATAAAACTCCACTTTCAACATGAAAATTAATCCACTACAAAGCCTGGCATTACCCGGCTTACCCCAAGTAGGCTTAGCACTAGCGTTTGCATCTCTCAAGCCGTTGAATAATGAAGAAACAGATGGTTCACAGACTCCCCCATCAGATTTACACATACGATACCAATCCATCAAAAATATGCTGTGTTTCTGAAAATTATCtgttttttagaattttccCCGGAGCCATGGCCGAAGTGAAGAATACAACCCAAGACAGAACTTTTACCTTCCATGTACTTTTCCAGGGAAATGAATGGTCATCCCCTGATTGCAAAAACTATAGCTTTTGACATGAAAACCCTTTGTTTTTGAAGGAAGCCAAACCATTCTATCTTCTCCCACTTGTCTGAGTTTGATAGAATATAAGTCCTCCGAGAAATTATCTAAAGATTTAACCTCCTAATCTTGAACCGCTCTTAGGAAAAAAGGATTCCAATGAAAACTTACATTTGCCCtttatatgtaatatattatataccaCTCTTGCATCTGTCTCTAGGAATTAGAAAAGCTCAGGATAGTTCTCCAAGAATGAAGAATCTCCGTGCCAACAACGAACCCTAGTACCATCTCCCACATCAAATCTCATAAAACTAGCAAATTTATTCCAACCCCCTCTAATGTGTTTCCATAAGAGCATTCCATGAGAGCCCCTCACAACTTTTGAGAGCCCCAAGTGGAgccatattttttttctattaccTGCCTCCAAAGAGCATGAACATCCCTCCCTACCACATACCTCCACAGCCATTTGCCAAGTAGAACTTAGGATCCGTTTGAATAcagttgaaaactaaaaaacactgtagcaaaataatttttaaatgtgtgaatagtactgtgggacccatttttaatgaaaaagttgctgaaaagcgaaatttgtgggtccgtaaacagtgcacaccatgcactgttcacagaaaaagtcaaacatttcggctccaaaaaaaaaaaaaaacagctgaAACGCAAAACGTGCATTTAGGAAGCGCAAACGCacttcccaaacgcacacttagttAAAAAGCAAAAGCTTTTTAATCCCCAAACCTCCAGTTTAAAGCAGGGGACAAATTGTTCGCCAATTTACTAGATGGATTTTTGTGATCATCTTCTATGCCATCCCAAAGAAAGTCTCTCTAAAAATTGTTCATCCTTGTACAGACTCTAGTAGGCAAAGGGAATAAAGACAAAGTAAGTGGGACAATTGAAGAGCTTGTTCTTGATCAGAGTGAGTTGCCCTCCTTTTGATAAATAGATTTTCTTACAACCAGCCAGTCAATTCTCGATTCTTCCTAAAATGCTATCCCATGAATTCCTTGCCTCAAATGTGCTCCCTTTGGAAGCACCAAATATTTCATTGGAATGTGTGCTATTGCACAGCCCAACAAATTACCACATCCATTACAGGAACCATTTCAGATTCACTCTAAGCCCCAAGACTGCTTCGAAATAGATGAGAATGCATCGCAAATagcttaattttttataaatagcaTAATTGAGCTACATATTTTTCGTGGgaaaaaacttagatacagtaccttaagtgttgttccttaggttcccctcTTGAAATTCAGCCATATggttacttaattaaaaaatatactttcaacccatgaaaaaaaatccacataacaaaatcttaaaaggggaacctaaagaacagcatctaagtactgtacctaagttttgctcTTTTTTGTGGAAGTACTGGAAGAATTTCCTCACCTCAGTTTGCATCATGTCCCTACAGACTTGGTTAAAAAGAAATCGAAAAGTCATCTTAGTGCGGATACAAGATACAGGCTTCCAATCATGTAGATCTATAGAGAAAACGGCCCAACATATGACCTCATGGATGGAGCCTGTTGATAGTTGAGCTAGGATGTCAATTCAGGTTAGTgtgtcgtgtcgaggtagggTATTTGGCTACTCCAACAGTGCAGCATCTGTAGCTTCCAAGCTAGGCAAAAGTAAACTGCCAATAAGTTGTACAATGTTATCCCAGACTTCTTCTTGACTGGAGGTTACTGCATCACCTATTTTTTAACCCCCCAACGAAATTGTTGCACCTATGAGAATTAGCCAACCTGTGGAAAAATACTGTATTTCTATCTTCTTCCTTCAAAAATTATGCCTGAGAGTTCCATCTAAAGCTAGTCTCCTACAAAATTATGGAAAAAcctaaatcaattaaaatctttgtttgttcgtactctttttgattggttcAGGGCTTGGGGTTCTACACATTGTTATGCTTTTTCTGAGTTTCTAGATTCTCTTAGATTTGGCATTTGATTTACTTGTATTCTTATGATCCTTTGTGTTCATCATCGTGAGCACgaggtttttctttctttgtcaaTAAAATTGAATTCTTACCTATTAAAAAAGCTTTGGCATTTTCCCATCTGATTTTTTCCTTCAAGGACAatattctctcttcttctaGACAATAAATCCTGTTTATCTTCCAGTAATATCTAATTCCTTTTACTCACATCTTTTAAAGCTTGCTTGATCTAGATTCCTCAATCATTTTTTAAGGCTTCACTAGGTATCCCACAAAACTAACTCCACCATTGTTTCACTTGCTCCACAAACCCCTCCTCCTATTTAAGCcacatatttcaaattttaaggaTCCTTTCCCTCTGCTAATCCCATTCACATCAAGCAATAAAAGAAAGTGGTCTTATAACATATGTTGGAGTAGACACTAAGTTAGATTGTAGAAATGCTCCTCCTAATCTGGTGTGATAAAGAACCTGTCCAATCTGGACATAGAAATGTACTTGTGATTGTTAGACCACATAAAGATCCACCTTATAAGGGTATGTTCATTAAGCCAAGAGTTAATTATACCCAATCCCCCATTTTGAACTGGTTTACAAATCTGAGTCCAATTAACTAGGTGAAATTTATGCTCCTCACCAATCCCACTCCATAAAAAATCTCTCTGAAGTTTTTCAATACGTTTGGCTacggaagagagaaagaaagtagGTATGTAGACTTGAGAATGTGCTTTTAATCAGAGTAaccctactataaataaagCCACTTCCACCCCACTAACCTCCTTTCCAAACTCTCAAGAATTGAATTCCAAACTGTCCTCTCCTTGAATTTATCACCCAAAGGAAGACTCAAATATTTCATTGGAAAAGAGGACTGTCTACATCCTAACTAAGCCACAATTTCTTCCAAATTGATCACTTCCCCTACCTGGACCAACTATGATTTTCCCAAGTTAATCTTTAGACCCAATACCACTTCAAACAACAAGAGAATATCccataatttttctatttgacTCAAAGCAGCATCACAAAAGATCAAGGTGTCATCTACAATTAGTAGATGAGACACCATCGAGGACCTATAGTCTGTGGTACCAATTGTGAAGCCCGAGATAAGCCCATCATTAATTGCTACCGCCAACAAACACCTCAAAGCCTCCATCACAATGCCAAACAACATCAAGGAAATCTACTTGCTGTAAACCTCTAGAGCTCCTGAAAAAATCACAACGAATGCCATTTATCAAAATGGAAAATTGAACAATAGAAATACAGAAAATATAATCCACTTCCTCCATCTTTCTGAAATCCCGCATCTCTGTAGCATATACATAAGAAAGTCCCAAGACACGTGATTGAAAGCTTTCTCCAAATCCAATTCACACAACCCTCCTGGAATCTCTGCCTTCAATCTACTATCAAAGCACTTGTTAGCAATTAAAACGGAATCCAAGATGTGCCTATCTATGACAAAGGCATTCTGCAATTCCAAAATAATTCTATACAAGACCCTTTTAAGCCTATTAGCCAAAACcttagaaattattttgtaaactcACCCCACCAGAATAATGGGCCTAAAATCTCTTGCATCCATAGCATCCACTTTTTTTAGAATAAGAGCCAGAAAAGAAGCATTAAGGCAATTCTCGAAAATAGCttgggcatgaaaattttgaaagaactCCATAATTTCCAGCTTTAGAATATGCCAACATGATTGAATGAAGGCCATAGAGAAACCATCTAGACTTGGAGCTTTATCTCTATAAACCTTGTACCCCCCCCGCTGTACTtatttgcagtttttttttttttttttttttaattttcgttacttataaatttaaaaaataaaaaataaaaaaccaagatcttaaaattatttaaagaaaaatcccACATGGCAGTGGCAACCCTTTCTGCTCCCACTCTTTCACTAGTGAAACGAGTGACGTTAAAGTTCCCCCATGCACCATGGGACTCCCCTCCAAGGCTCCAACTATAAACCTCTGCCATTTCCAACCACAACTGGGGCCGTATACCCCAGAAAAACCCAAATGAAGCCATCGTCAATGTCTCTGAATTTACAGGTAACAGAGTAGTTGCCACTGCCAATTCCCAAATATTAACCATTCTTTTGTCCTGGAGCACCAGAAAACCACCTCACAAAGTGCAAACAGGTCCAGTCTACAAAATGTTTACCTTTTAAACTCCTCACAATTTCCCTAGTTATGCACTCCATCTTGGTTTCCTAGAAACACACAATGTCTACCTTCCAAACCCTCAAAAAATTTCTGATCCTCTGCCACTtttccccattgtgcaaaccACATACATTCCAGgatagtattttaattttcatgatGATTGCAAAAAAAGAACCCTACCTCTTCTTGTAGTAGTATTCTTATATTCCCAACGCTTGATTACCAAATTATGTATACTCTTATGTTTCAAACACAACAATAGAAGGTGTATTCTGTTATTGTGATTTGCTTTGCCCAAAAATCAAATGGTCCTAAACTAAAACTGGAATCCTCCTTTTGCTTCTGtgaatttcacaaaaaataaataatgttgtTTGGATGGAAGAGACTTCATCTAAGATATGAGTAGATCTGAAATATGACCAGTGACTGCTCATGATCTACTTTGCATAAACCATTTGTATTGCACCCTAAAAGAATTTGTGAAGACAATGCCTTCCTGATAAACTTGCTCTTAGCTGAATTAAAAAATGCCAGCATCCCTACAATCAACTCATCCAAAGAAAAGCAAACTCTTCCTAACATAAAGTTGTGGGTCATACTGCCTTTTTTAAAACCATCTTTACATAGTTAATTATTCAGCTTAAGTAAATACATTGCTTAGTCAGTAGTCACA
The DNA window shown above is from Quercus lobata isolate SW786 chromosome 7, ValleyOak3.0 Primary Assembly, whole genome shotgun sequence and carries:
- the LOC115953918 gene encoding uncharacterized protein LOC115953918, which encodes MVRSKQRQLTAIRKNKNNTPNGHIDSSNFINDLDWLGEESWVIVKRQRITILVPPLPAAKNLTTQNQGPSQLQAVPRKTVSNQIQSPIDICPRMPSVDEREKFIHKKGTRFARKAPAQGMPTLAKAPRLDLRRDPENPDQADTPMIYKRFGVSNTPGAIKRQRLLHCPISFLDGGKLLNQRLRASNLERNLQKAGGLSRWLASLGLGQFVRIFQRKSVNKFQLVNLTMKKLKDMGANAVGPRRKLIHAIDCVCQPSSFQMI